Sequence from the Christiangramia fulva genome:
TAATCGGGATTTTTTCGAATGTACTCCAGAACAATAGGAATCCATAGCGCAAAGGTCTTTCCACTGCCTGTAGGCGCGTTAAGCAGACCATTCTTCTTCTGGAGATAAGCATCCCAGGTATCTTTCTGGAACTTGAAAGGCTTCCAATCCTGACCGGCAAACCAGTTTTCAGCTAAAGTTACAAGTTCCTTTTTGTTCATATTTTATTAGTAGATGGAGTCAATTTAAAAGAAAACTGTCTGAAAAATAAGCCATTCTTATAATATTCAGCGATCATGATTTATGGAAAATTCAGGTTAACAGATCGTCTTTTGAATATTACAGTCTTTTTTTCAGACAGCTCAATATTTTTATTTTTTATCAGGTACTTCCCTGTGTTGATTTTCCTTTCGGTTCTTCTACCCTCGGAATTATTGGTTGATGCCCGTTATAAAAGAACTGCGGATAATTATGTTTCATAAATTCCTGGTGGATCGAATCCATTTTCCGCACCTGGTCCATAAAATCTTTTGAATTCATATGATGACTGAAAAATCCGCGATTCAAAAAATCATTTTCGGGAATAGAATCATTGAAAAACGATTCAAATAAAGCCGACTGGTCATTCATTCCGCTGCTTTGAAAATACTGGCGGAAATTCTGCATCATTCTGTTCATTTGCGCATCAGAGATCGTATCACCATTGATCGTGTTATACGAATAAACATAGGTGGAATCGTAGCTTATCAGGTTTCCGTTCTCATCGAATTCCCTGTTTACTTTCCAGCTTCCTTTAGGAGCATTTTGAGCAGTTTTGGCCTGTTCTTCAGTTTCTTTCTTTTCCTTTTTATCCTGAGCGTTACAACTTGTAAGACTTAGAAGAAGTATTGCCAGCATAAAAAATTTAGTTTTCATTTTGAACAAATTTTAGTTGCACGAAACAGTTAAAAACATTGATGGAATAACAATATAAATACCATTTTTAATTTTGCATTATTAAAATTTTTCTAAAAAAATCAGGGGATCAAAGCCTTGAGATCTTCGAGGGTGTTGGCATCTTCTATTTTTTTATCGGTTCGCCATCGCAAAATTCTGGGGAACCTTGTCGCTACGCCGCTTTTATGACGTTTTGATTCGGCGATGCCTTCAAAAGCAATTTCGAAAACGTGATGTGGCGTTACGCTTCGTACCGGCCCGAATTTCTCCAGGGTATTTTTCTTGATCCAGGCATCTAATTTTCGGAACTCCTCGTCGGTTAAGCCCGAATAAGCCTTCGCAAAAGTCACAAGTTCCTGTTTTTCCTCATCCCAGAGTCCGAAGGTATAATCGGTAAAAAGATTGCTTCTTCTCCCGTGCCCCCGCATGGCGTAGGTTAAAACCGCATCGATGGTAAGCGGATCTACTTTCCATTTCCACCAGTCACCTTTTTTTCGGCCCACCAGGTAAGGTGAATCAAGCCTTTTCAGCATCAATCCTTCCGACATGACTTCCCGCGCTCGTTCTCTCTCTTCCGCAGCTTCTTTCCAGCTTTCAAAAGTGATATATTCGGAAAGATGTAACGGAAATTTTTCCGCAGAGACCTCCTGGTGTAATCTTTCAAGAATTTTCCGCCTTTCCTCAAAAGCCATTTCCCTGATATCTTCACCATCCCATTCCAGCAGATCATAAGCCTTCAGAATTACAGGTGTTTTTTTAAGCAGATTTTTGGTCACGTTCTTTCTCCCGATTCGGGTTTGCAGGTCTTTAAAAGTTCCAATTTGCCCTTTCGGAAAAGGGAGAATTTCCCCGTCGATCACCGTTCCGTTGGGAATCACTCCCACAAATGCCTCGAATTCGGGATATTTATCGGTGACAAGTTCTTCGCCACGACTCCAAACGAAAAGCTCATTATTGCGCACGATCACCTGGGAGCGGATCCCATCCCATTTATGCTCGGCGCTCCAGATTGACGGATCGCCAAGTTCTTCCGGTTCGTCCTCAATCGCATAGGCCAAATAGAACGGATAGGGTTTGGACAAATAATCCTCCTCATTTTCTTCCAGAATAAGACTATTGAAACTGGTTTTCGAAGGATCCCAGTTTCCCATCATCTTATACGCGAGAATATCTTCATCGATATCGGTAGCTTTTGAAAGAGCTCTTGTCATGAGCTTTTGACTCACCCCTATGCGGAAACTTCCCGTAATAAGTTTGGTAAAAACGAAGCGTTCGTAGTAATTAAGATTTCGCCAGTTTTCGAACAGGTATTCTTTTTTTTCTTCTTCTGAAAGCGGTTTCAAATCGACAATTTCCTGAAGGAACTGGTTGAGTGATTTTTCGGTGGTACTTTCGGAATTTGGAATGACCAGCGCGATGGTTTCAGCGAGGTCGCCTACAATATGATAAGATTCCTCAAAAAGCCACAGTGGGATATTTGCCAGTTCTGAAGCCCATTCCCGCATCAAAGTAGTATTAACCGGACGGGGCGGCCGGCGATGACTGAGAATCGCAATGGTCCAAACCTTATCTTTTGGCGGTGCGTTTTTGAAATATTCGGTAAGCGCGTCGACTTTAAGGCTGGTTTTATTAGTGCTGTCAAGTTTCCGGATGAGTTCGGCAAATGCCGCCATTCCACCCTGATCAGAATCCTGGATGCTCTCTGTCTTTTTAACCGATTTGATCTTTTCCTTACTCATTATCCTTTTCCTTATCGCTTTCCAGCTGTCCGGTTTCTCCTTCATACTGAGTTTCTTCGGTTCGCGCGTCATAAGCCTGTTCCCGCAGATACCGGGAAAAAATATCGGTATAACCATGCGTACAGATCACTTTTTCACAGCCGGTTTCTTTGATGGAGGTCAGCAGTCCCTGCCAGTCACAGTGATCGCTAAGTACAAATCCGCGGTCGATCGCTCTTCTTCGGCGTGCACCTCTAAAAGTCATCCAGCCGCTGGCCGAAGCGGTCACATACGGAACCATCTTCCGGATCCAGGTCGAGCCGTGAGCGCTGGGTGGAGCGAGAACAATATTTCCTTTAATTTCCTCCTTTTTGGTCTCGCGGGTAATTCTGATAGTTTCCGGAAAATTAGCCTGAGACCTTAGAACTTCCGTCATATTTTCAATTGCTCCGTGGGTATAAATCTTCCCGATGGAAGTATCCAGATGTTTCAGCAAACGCTGGGCTTTTCCGAGAGAATAACCAAATAAAATTGAAGTCCTTTCATCCTCTTTATTCTGTTGCCACCACTCATTGATATCGTTCATCACCTGCTCCTGTGGCGTCCATTTAAAAGCGGGCAGTCCAAAGGTGCATTCAGTAATAAAAGTGTCACATTTTACCGGCTCGTAGGGCACCGCCACGCCGTCATCTTCAGTTTTATAATCTCCTGTAAAAACCCAGACTTCGCCCTTATGCTCCACCCGGATTTGAGATGAACCGATGATATGCCCTGCAGGATGCAGCGAAAATTTCACATTATTAATGTTAAAGGTTTCATTCCACTCTTTTCCGGCTACTTCAATATCACCTAATCGATGCTTGATAACAGGAACATTGCTTTGGTGCGTGATGTATTTTTTATGTCCCCAACGAGCATGATCGGCATGGCCATGAGAAATGATGGCCTTTTCCACCGGGCGCCAGGGATCGAGATATACGTCGGCGGCAGCGCAGTAAATACCTTTGTCATTAAATACCAGTAAAGGTGTTTTCATATATCCATTTCTGAGGAAAACTGAATTTAAAACTTTGCGTTTTTTCGCGGAAGCGATTAAGAAAAGATTAGCTAAAGATCAGCCTATTTTCTACTGTTTTTGATGTTTTTTAGCTTTGTGTTTCTTTATATTTGTATATAAAACTACTAGAATGTCTTTTTCAGATTTGTTTGGCTCAGGAGAGCATTTAAGAAATTTAAGCCACTTTGCTTCTATCGTAAATCTCGCCGCGATAGACGGTGAGATCAATGAAAAGGAGGAAGCGCTGTTACGCCGTTTTGCCCGAAAACTCGACATCAGCGAAGAGGAATATTCCAAAGTGATGGAAAACCCAAAACTCTTCCCTTTAGTTGGGTATAACAGCGTGGAAAAAAGGCTTGAAAGACTGCACGATCTTTTCAGGATCATTTATGCCGATCATGATATTGACGAAGAAGAATCTGAACTTGTCAAACGTTACGCTATCGGTCTTGGCTTTTCAAGTCAGGCTTCAGAAGGTATTATCAAACGATCCATTCAGATCTTCAGCGGGCAGCTGAGTTTCGAAGACTACCGTTATTTACTGGAAAAGGAAAGGGCGTGACTCTGATTTTTCTCATCACTTCTTTTCATAAATTCTTCAGCTTTCTCGACCATTTTTTTGCTTCCGCAGAAGAAAGGGGTGCGCTGGTGTAATTCTGCAGGTTTAATATCTAATATACGCTGAAAACCATCACTGGCATTTCCTCCGGCCTGTTCCGTAATAAAAGCGATGGGATTGCATTCGTATAACAATCTTAACTTTCCTTCAGGTGCTTTTGAGGTTTTGGGATAGATAAAAATACCTCCCTTGATCATATTCCTGTGAATATCTGAAACCATCGAGCCAATATACCTGGAAGTATAAGGCCGGTCTTCCTTCTCTTCCTGGCAATATTTTATGTAATCTTTCACTCCCTGGGGAAAATGCACATAATTTCCTTCATTTATGGAATAAATTGATCCGTTTTCAGGAAATTTCATGTTCGGATGTGAAAGATACCAGCTACCCAGAGCCGGGTTGAGCGTAAAACCGTTTACCCCGTGACCGGTAGTATAAACCAGCATGGTAGAAGTTCCATAAATAATATAACCTGCTGCCACCTGAAGGTTCCCCGGCTGCAGAAAATCTTCAAGCTGTACCGGAGTTCCAATGGGAGTAACCCTTCTATAGATAGAAAAAATAGTTCCTACCGACACATTCACATCTATATTTGAGCTTCCGTCGAGCGGATCCATCAACACTACATATTTATTCTTATTATCCCGGTTTTGTCCTGAAATTTGTATAAAATCATCACTTTCTTCAGAAGCGATTCCACATACGATTTCTCTGTTGGTAAGAGTCTGGATAAATTTTCGGTTGGCATACACGTCGAGCTTTTGCTGGTCCTCACCCTGTACATTGGTTTCGCCATTTGCACCGAGGATATCTACTAATCCGGCTTTATTAACTTCATGATTTACTACCTTTGCTGCCAGTCGCAGTGAATTGATCAATCTTGAAAGTTCTCCGGAAGAATATGGGAAATCGGCCTGGTTCTCGATGATGAATTCTCCCAGGGTTTGTTTGGGTGTTGGCATGTCTCTGATTTATGATTAGGCAGCTAAATTATCAATTTTTGAAGTTACTACATCGTTTTCGTAAATATTATTCGCAATGTTTACATTAGTTTAAAACAAATTATATGGAAATTAACATTCGGAAGGCGCAAAAAAAAGATATGGGCGCTGTTTTGGAACTGATCAATGAACTGGCAATTTTTGAAAAAGAACCCGATGCGGTCATCATCGATGAGAATGATCTAATACGGGATGGTTTTGGTGAAAATCCGGCGTTTCACTGCTTTGTAGCCGAAGCCGACGGGAAGATCCAGGGTATGGCACTGATCTATTTCAGATATTCCACCTGGAAGGGAAAGACCGTTCATCTTGAAGATCTTATCGTTCGCGAGGCTTACCGCGGAAAGGGTCTTGGTTCAGCTTTGTATACAGAGGTCATCCAATTTGCAGCCGACCAGAAAGTAAAACGTATCGAATGGGTGGTACTTAACTGGAATAAACCCGCCGCCGATTTCTACCGAAACAGCGGTGCGGATGTATTGGAAGACTGGGATACGGTGCAGATGCACGAAGAAGCCATGCTGAAATATCTTGAAAATAAAGGCAGGCTTTAAGAGGAGATTAATATTTGTGTGAAAAGCAATCCGTATTTTTGTGAAAAGCCAAAAATAATGGATTATACAATACGCGAAGCCCGAAGAGAAGATATGCCTTTCGTCCTGGAACTCATCAAGGAACTGGCAGAACACGAAAATCATCTGGATGACGTGGAAGTCAGCGTTGAAGACCTTGAAAAAGAGGGGTTTGAAAATGGCAATTTCAAATGTTTTGTCGCTGAAGTTGCTGGAAGGATTGAGGGTATGGCACTCGTTTATTTCAGATTCTCAACCTGGAAAGGACGCACGGTTCACCTCGAAGATCTTATTGTACGCGAAAATATGCGCGGAACCGGCCTTGGAGGAGCCTTATATCAGGCAGTTGTAAAATATGGATATGAACATGGCGTTAAACGTATTGAATGGGTAGTTTCTGAAGGAAATGAAAACGCCATCCAGTTCTATGAAAATACGGGCGCCAAGATCAAGGAGACATGGAAGACCGTTCACATGGAAGAAAGTGGAATCAAAAAAAACATAAAAAAAGGTGATTAATGTCTTCAAATTTGGTGGTGCCTCGGTGAAAGACGCCGAGGGAGTCAGAAATTTGATCAATGTTCTAAAAGAGACTGGCAGCGACAACAAGCTCATCGTGGTCTCGGCGATGGGAAAGACGACCAATGCCTTTGAGGTTGTATTAAAAGAATATTTAGCCGGAGCTTCTGTTCCTCAAAGCCTCATAGAAGTTAAAGAATATCACTTCAGCATTCTTGATGATCTTTTTCCTGGCAAACAGGATCCTGTTTATTTACAGGTAGAAAATCATTTCAGGGAACTTCAAAACTTTCTTAACCATAATAAATCCACGCAGTATGATTATGTTTATGACCAGATTGTGTGCTTTGGTGAACTGATCTCAACCACGATCGTTTCAGCATACCTGAATTCTCAAAATTTCAGGGCAAACTGGCTGGACGCAAGGGAATTCTTAAAAACCGACAGCACCTATCGCGATGCACAGGTAAACTGGGAAAAGACCCAGGAGCTCATTCAGAAAAACCTGGACGCATCCAAATTAAACATCACTCAGGGATTCATCGGTTCAGATCCTAATAATTTCACTACCACGCTGGGCCGCGAAGGCTCTGATTATACTGCGGCTATATTCGCTTATTGTTTGAATGCGAAAAGCGTGACCATCTGGAAAGATGTTCCGGGAGTTTTAAATGCCGATCCTCGTTTTTTTCAAAAAACACAACTGCTCCATCAAATTTCTTATGAGGAAGCGATCGAACTGGCATTTTACGGGGCTTCGGTCATTCACCCAAAAACGCTTCAGCCCTTACAGCGAAAGGAAATTCCGCTTTTTGTCCGCTCTTTTCTGAATCCAAAACAGGAAGGAACGGCTGTCAGTAAAGGCCATAGACTTATCCCGGAAGTACCCTGCTTCATTGTGAAAAAAGACCAGGTACTGATCTCTCTTTCTTCACTGGATTTTTCCTTTATTGTTGAGGAAAATATTTCAGAAATTTTCAGATTATTTCATCAATATCAGATGAAGGTTGATCTTATACAGAATTCCGCGATCAGCTTCCGCGTATGCGTGGACAACAGATTTAACCAGCTGGAAAAGCTTATCCAGCATTTAAAAGCCAGATTCAAAGTAAGCTTTAAAACCGGGGTTTCGCTCTATACGATCAGGCATTTTGATGATGCGGCCATTCAAGACCTAGAAAAGGATAAAAAAGTACTTTTAAAGCAACTTACTCAGAATACGGTGCAACTGGTTACCGAAAACTAAATTTGGTTTCTTATTTTTGGTTAAACAAACCGATCAATATGGGAATCGTTACCGCCAAAGAAGTCGCTAAAGTCATGAACCTGGACAAACTGGGATTCCTGGGCACAGGTCTCGGCTGGGTGGTGCTTCAAACTACAAAGCTTTCCCGCATCAATAAAGAATACGATAAACGCAAGGAAATGGAGGCTTTGCCGTTTATCGATTCCATTCTTCAAAGCTTCGAGATCGACTTTGAAATTCCCGAAAAAGATCTGAAACGTATTCCGAAAACCGGACCTTTTATTACCATTTCCAACCATCCCCTGGGCGGAATTGACGGAATGATTTTGATGAAATTGCTTCTTGAACAACGCTCAGACTATAAGATCATCGCTAATTTTTTACTGCACAGGCTCGATCCGCTCCGGCCAAATATTATGCCTGTGAATCCTTTTGAAAATCACAAGGAAGCAAAATCGAGTATTGGAGGAATGAAGGAGGCGCTTTCACATTTGCGAGACGGGAAAGCGCTGGGAATTTTTCCCGCCGGCGAGGTTTCGACCTATCGGGATAAAAAAATGATCGTCGATAAAGAATGGGAACCTGCAGCCATGAAGCTCATCCAAAAGGCAAAGGTGCCGGTGGTCCCTATTTATTTTCATGCCAAGAACAGCGTTTTTTTCTATAGACTGGCATCTATAAGCGATATTCTGAGAACAGCCAAGCTGCCTAGCGAAATGCTGACCCAGAAAAAGCGAAAAATATATGTGAGAATTGGCAACCAGATCTCTGTTGAAGATCAGGCGCAACAGGAAAATCTGGAATCATTTACCGCTTTTTTACGCCGAAAAACCTATATGCTTGCCAATGTTTATGAGCGTAAGAAATTATTTGAAAAAATTCCGAAGACACTAAAATTGCCAAGATCACCAAAGGAAATTGCCGTGGAAACAAGCCAGTCTTTAATGACCGAAGAGATCGAAACCTGCAGAAGACTGGATAAAAGGCTGCTTCAAAGCAAAAATTACGAGGTGTTTCTCGCGAAAAAAGAGATCATCCCTCATATACTTTCAGAAATTGGCCGATTAAGAGAGATCACCTTTCGGGAAGTGGGTGAAGGCACCAATAATAGCACAGACCTTGATCCGTTTGACGATTATTACTACCATCTTTTCCTGTGGGACAACGAGGCAAAGAAAATAGCCGGAGCCTATCGAATGGGAATGGGCCAGGAAATTTTTGCCGAACATGGAATTGATGGCTTCTATCTGCAGGATCTTTTCAGGTTTGAACCTGAGCTGTACCAGATGATGAGCCAGTCGATCGAAATGGGCCGGGCATTCATCATTAAAGAATACCAGCAAAAACCCATGCCCCTATTCCTTTTATGGAAAGGAATTGTGCACTGTACCTTGAGATTTCCCGAGCATAAATACCTCATTGGTGGAGTAAGCATCAGCAATAAGTTTAGCAATTTTTCCAAATCGCTGATGATCGAATTCATGAAATCGAACTATTACGATCCTTATGTCGCCCAGTATGTAAGGCCTAAAAAAGAATTTAAGGTAAAGCTGAAAGACGCCGATAAAGACCTGGTATTTGATGAAAGTGAAGCCGATTTGAATAAATTCGACAAGATCATCGATGAGCTGGAAACCGAAAACCTTCGACTGCCGGTGCTCATCAAAAAATACATTAAGCAGAATGCGAAAGTTGTGGCTTTTAATGTGGATCCGCTGTTTAATAACGCCGTAGACGGGCTCATGTACATTCGTATCGCCGATCTTCCGGAAAGTACCGTAAAACCGGTGATGGAAGAGTTTCAGAAGGAACTGGAAGAAAAGAATTCAGGACACGTTTGACAATTAATATTTATCAATTAACAATTAACAAAGCTGGGGGTTTAATTACAACTGCAGAAAATTAGTTTTTTAGTGCATTTCAACCGGTGGCTTAAAACCTCAAAATAAAACACGAACGTTAAGATTAAGTTATACCTCCCGCTCCTTTTAGGTGTTTTTTCCGTTCATTGCTATATTGTAAAAAAGACAAACAGACTATGGAAAAAATACTTATAGCCGGCGCTACCGGCGATACCGGAAAACGAGTTATAGAAATTCTTAACAACTCGCAAAACTTTACTCCTGTTGCCATGATCAGAGACGAAGCGCAGCAACAGATCTTTGATGATATGGAAGTGGAAACAGTGCATGCCGATTTGGAAAAGGAGGTTGACCACGCCTTAAAAGGAATTGATAAGGTGATCTTCGCCGCAGGTTCGGGCGGTCATACAGGTCCCGAGAAGACTACTGCCGTTGACCAGGATGGAGCAATAAAGCTGATAGATGCAGCAAAAAAGGCTAAGGTTAAAAAATTTATCATGCTCAGTGCAATGGGAACCGATAAGCCCGAAGAAAATAAAGAGCTGGAACATTATTTAAAAGCCAAGAAAAAGGCTGATGATCACCTTAAAGCCAGCGGACTTACTTACACGATTGTGCGCCCGGGACGACTTACCCACGACATGGGAGTTGCCAAAGTTAAGGTGGCTGAAAAATTAAATGAAAGGGGGGAAATTGCACGTGATGACGTGGCTTTTCTTTTGGTGATGAGCCTGGCAGATCCGTTAGTGAAAAATATGGAATTCGAGGCCCTCGAAGGTGATGAACCTATTAAACAGGCGTTGATCGAAATTTCAGATCTATAGACTAAAAAAACCCGGAACTTTTTTCCGGGTTTTTTAATTTATTCTAAACAGAAGGGATTAATTTATTCCTTTTATAATTGCTCTTCTTTATAATCGCCCTCTCCAAACTCTTTAATGATCTTATCGGCGATCACCTCGGCGAGCTTTCGGTGAGATTCTTTTGTCCAGCCGGCAACATGCGGACTCAATAAAGTATTGGGCATAAACATGAGTTCACGCATTGCTTTCGGAATAGGATCTGCAGCACGAATGGCTATATTATTAGGATTTGAAAACAGACTTTCAAAAGAAGATTTTTCATATTCCAGCACATCGAGACCCGCGCCATAAATCTTACCTTCTTTCAAAGCTTCCACCAGGTCGGCGGTAACAACGTTTTTCCCTCTTGAAGTATTAATGAACCAGAAAGGTTTCCTGAACTTCGAAATAAATTCGCTGTTCACCATCTGGTTTGTCTTTTCTGTCCAAGGCACGTGCAGGCTTACCACATCGGCTTTTTCAAAGAACTCATCGTATTCTACCTGCCGGGCATTTTCATCGGCAATTCCCTTTTTAATATCGTAAAAGATCACATCCACCTCAAAACCACGTAGTTTTTTGGCAAAAGCTTTTCCCATATTTCCATAACCGAATAATCCCACAGTTTTGCCGTCGAGTTCCACACCCCGGTTTTCCTCGCGCTGCCAAAGGCCTTCTCGTACCTCTCTATCGGCTTTATTCAATTTATTAAAAAGGGAAAGCAGCATGCCGAGGGAATGTTCTCCTACCGCATTGGCATTGCCTTCAGGAGCCGAAAAAAGTTTGATCCCATGTTTTTCGGCATAATCCACATCTATACTTTCCAAACCGGCACCCACGCGGGCAATAAATTTGAGGTTTGGAGCAGCATCGATGAATTCACGATCGATCTTATAACGACTTCGAATGACGATCCCGTCGTAAAGATGCTGGTTCTGTAAAGTTTCTTCTCTGGATTGCTGGTAAGCTTCAATGTTGTGATGTCCCGCTTCAGCCAGCTTTTTAATTAATGCCGGATGATTGGTATCAGCGTGAAGAATGATCATTTTTTCTGATTTGTTTTTCACTTCAGTTTCTAAAAAATTCAGAAGTGATTATCTGAATTTTCGCGACTACAAAGTTAAAGAATGATTTGAACTGAATGCAAAAATCAGGTTAAAACCCGAGAATAGCCTTGGCAATAAGGAAATAAGTAAGGATACCGAAAACGTCATTACTGGTCGTAATAAATGGCCCGGTCGCTACCGCAGGATCTATGTTGTTTTTATCCAGAAGAATAGGAATAAACGTTCCGATTAATGCGGCGATAACGATCACTGAAATCAGCGCGATGCCTATACTAAGGGATTCGGTAATAGAGGTATGAAAAAAGTAAAAACTTATAACAAACACTATAAGGGCAATTGCCAGACCGTTGATAAGTCCCAGTCCAAATTCTTTAAAAAGACGTGAAAGCATATTTCCTTTCAGGGTATCATTGGCCAGACCCTGTACCACGATCGCACTTGATTGTACACCGACGTTTCCCGCAGTGGCCTGAATAAGAGGCACAAAAATGAGCAGCTCCTTATAATCGGTTAAAATGGTTTGAAAACCCGAAATGATACTCGCCGCACCCAAACCTCCAAACATTCCAATAAGCAGCCAGGGCAAACGCGCACGGGTTTGCTTGAAAAGATTGTCATCGGCCTCCACATCTTCCGAGATACCTGCCGCCATCTGGTAATCTTTTTCGGCTTCTTCCCGAACGAAATCCAGAATATCGTCAATAGTAATTCTACCCACCAGGCGACCCATTTCATCAACAACAGGAATCGCTTCCAGATCATATTTCTGCATGATACGGGCTACCTCTTCCCCTTCGGTATGAACGGTGACATAATCTACCTGCGGAATATACACATCACTGATGTTGGCATGACTGGGCGCGGTAAGCAAATCTTTTAAGGAGAGTCTTCCCTTCAGCTTATTTTTGTCGTCAACGACATAAATCGAATGTACCCGGGTGACATTTTCGGCCTGTTTGCGCATTTCGGTCATACAACCGGTCACACTCCAGTTCTCATTCACCTTAACCAGCTCTTTTGCCATCAAACCACCGGCAGAATCTTCGTCATAACGCAGCAGTTCAACAATATGATCGGCATGTTCTTCGTCATCGATCTCGGCAATTACATTCTGTTGAAGTTCAGGGGAGAGTTCAGAAATGATATCGGCCGCGTCATCGGTGTCCATCTGGGTAAGCTCATTCGCTATCTCCCGCGGAGAAAGATTTTCCAGAATTCGTTCCCGCAGCCCTTCCTCAAGTTCCATAAGGGCAACCGAGGTCTGTTCACTGTTGAGTAATTTTACAAGATAGGTGGCTTCTTCTAAATTGAGTTCCGTTAGAATTTCGGCAATATCAGCGTGGTGGACATCTTCAAGATGCAGCAGCAATTCCTCATCGTTTCTTTCTTCGATGAGAAATTTGATTTTTTCAATTAATTCTTCACTGATCTTAAACTGCATAAGGCTCAATTTTTAAAGTCAGGTCTATAAACTGTTGAAATGAAAGCTGTTCCGGACGGAAATCAAAGATAGCATCTTCTCTCAAATTATCAGGAAGATTAAGACTTTTTAAACTATTGCGTAAGGTTTTACGTCT
This genomic interval carries:
- a CDS encoding aspartate kinase, with translation MNVFKFGGASVKDAEGVRNLINVLKETGSDNKLIVVSAMGKTTNAFEVVLKEYLAGASVPQSLIEVKEYHFSILDDLFPGKQDPVYLQVENHFRELQNFLNHNKSTQYDYVYDQIVCFGELISTTIVSAYLNSQNFRANWLDAREFLKTDSTYRDAQVNWEKTQELIQKNLDASKLNITQGFIGSDPNNFTTTLGREGSDYTAAIFAYCLNAKSVTIWKDVPGVLNADPRFFQKTQLLHQISYEEAIELAFYGASVIHPKTLQPLQRKEIPLFVRSFLNPKQEGTAVSKGHRLIPEVPCFIVKKDQVLISLSSLDFSFIVEENISEIFRLFHQYQMKVDLIQNSAISFRVCVDNRFNQLEKLIQHLKARFKVSFKTGVSLYTIRHFDDAAIQDLEKDKKVLLKQLTQNTVQLVTEN
- a CDS encoding GNAT family N-acetyltransferase, which encodes MDYTIREARREDMPFVLELIKELAEHENHLDDVEVSVEDLEKEGFENGNFKCFVAEVAGRIEGMALVYFRFSTWKGRTVHLEDLIVRENMRGTGLGGALYQAVVKYGYEHGVKRIEWVVSEGNENAIQFYENTGAKIKETWKTVHMEESGIKKNIKKGD
- a CDS encoding ATP-dependent DNA ligase, with product MAAFAELIRKLDSTNKTSLKVDALTEYFKNAPPKDKVWTIAILSHRRPPRPVNTTLMREWASELANIPLWLFEESYHIVGDLAETIALVIPNSESTTEKSLNQFLQEIVDLKPLSEEEKKEYLFENWRNLNYYERFVFTKLITGSFRIGVSQKLMTRALSKATDIDEDILAYKMMGNWDPSKTSFNSLILEENEEDYLSKPYPFYLAYAIEDEPEELGDPSIWSAEHKWDGIRSQVIVRNNELFVWSRGEELVTDKYPEFEAFVGVIPNGTVIDGEILPFPKGQIGTFKDLQTRIGRKNVTKNLLKKTPVILKAYDLLEWDGEDIREMAFEERRKILERLHQEVSAEKFPLHLSEYITFESWKEAAEERERAREVMSEGLMLKRLDSPYLVGRKKGDWWKWKVDPLTIDAVLTYAMRGHGRRSNLFTDYTFGLWDEEKQELVTFAKAYSGLTDEEFRKLDAWIKKNTLEKFGPVRSVTPHHVFEIAFEGIAESKRHKSGVATRFPRILRWRTDKKIEDANTLEDLKALIP
- a CDS encoding GNAT family N-acetyltransferase, with translation MEINIRKAQKKDMGAVLELINELAIFEKEPDAVIIDENDLIRDGFGENPAFHCFVAEADGKIQGMALIYFRYSTWKGKTVHLEDLIVREAYRGKGLGSALYTEVIQFAADQKVKRIEWVVLNWNKPAADFYRNSGADVLEDWDTVQMHEEAMLKYLENKGRL
- a CDS encoding TerB family tellurite resistance protein, with amino-acid sequence MSFSDLFGSGEHLRNLSHFASIVNLAAIDGEINEKEEALLRRFARKLDISEEEYSKVMENPKLFPLVGYNSVEKRLERLHDLFRIIYADHDIDEEESELVKRYAIGLGFSSQASEGIIKRSIQIFSGQLSFEDYRYLLEKERA
- a CDS encoding ligase-associated DNA damage response exonuclease, producing MKTPLLVFNDKGIYCAAADVYLDPWRPVEKAIISHGHADHARWGHKKYITHQSNVPVIKHRLGDIEVAGKEWNETFNINNVKFSLHPAGHIIGSSQIRVEHKGEVWVFTGDYKTEDDGVAVPYEPVKCDTFITECTFGLPAFKWTPQEQVMNDINEWWQQNKEDERTSILFGYSLGKAQRLLKHLDTSIGKIYTHGAIENMTEVLRSQANFPETIRITRETKKEEIKGNIVLAPPSAHGSTWIRKMVPYVTASASGWMTFRGARRRRAIDRGFVLSDHCDWQGLLTSIKETGCEKVICTHGYTDIFSRYLREQAYDARTEETQYEGETGQLESDKEKDNE
- the fbp gene encoding class 1 fructose-bisphosphatase, with the protein product MPTPKQTLGEFIIENQADFPYSSGELSRLINSLRLAAKVVNHEVNKAGLVDILGANGETNVQGEDQQKLDVYANRKFIQTLTNREIVCGIASEESDDFIQISGQNRDNKNKYVVLMDPLDGSSNIDVNVSVGTIFSIYRRVTPIGTPVQLEDFLQPGNLQVAAGYIIYGTSTMLVYTTGHGVNGFTLNPALGSWYLSHPNMKFPENGSIYSINEGNYVHFPQGVKDYIKYCQEEKEDRPYTSRYIGSMVSDIHRNMIKGGIFIYPKTSKAPEGKLRLLYECNPIAFITEQAGGNASDGFQRILDIKPAELHQRTPFFCGSKKMVEKAEEFMKRSDEKNQSHALSFSSK